A window of the Pararge aegeria chromosome 2, ilParAegt1.1, whole genome shotgun sequence genome harbors these coding sequences:
- the LOC120630097 gene encoding filaggrin-2-like: MLAKVIFVLYSISFANTVPVVYENVLPVIYRIGRAPNIAFGFGSGFSSNIGGISHSSGIGASFQSGDATAYGAGIGSTDGTSARGVGYAQAEPYYTIDNGLQNPIAVFDNGFGRYGSAFSSAQNFGNFGSAVSSAHSQNGFGSAVSLVNGFGRYQAAVSSANGGGYDSAVSSASTGYGSAVSSAQNGDGFGSTVSLAEGRGYNNYGTSIAASHNYPGYSANVAHSVQQQGGSYQQSEASSINAPGLQSAQSHAINTDYNNY, translated from the exons ATGCTCGCTAAAGTTATCTTCGTCTTATACTCTATCAGTTTTGCCAATACTGTTCCGGTTGTATACG agaACGTTCTCCCAGTGATTTATCGTATAGGCCGTGCGCCAAACATTGCATTTGGCTTCGGGAGTGGCTTCAGCAGTAACATCGGCGGCATAAGCCACTCCTCCGGAATCGGAGCATCCTTCCAAAGCGGAGACGCGACTGCCTACGGAGCTGGCATCGGATCAACTGACGGGACATCAGCTAGAGGTGTAGGGTACGCTCAAGCAGAACCGTACTATACTATTGACAACGGATTGCAGAACCCAATTGCAGTATTTGATAATGGCTTTGGAAGATACGGATCCGCTTTTTCCTCGGCACAAAACTTCGGGAATTTTGGATCAGCAGTATCATCCGCTCACAGTCAGAACGGATTTGGATCGGCCGTATCCCTAGTCAACGGTTTTG GCCGGTATCAAGCAGCAGTATCATCTGCAAATGGCGGAGGATATGATTCTGCGGTTTCAAGCGCCAGTACCGGTTACGGATCAGCCGTATCCTCTGCTCAGAATGGTGATGGTTTTGGATCAACTGTATCCTTAGCTGAAGGTCGCGGGTACAATAACTATGGGACATCGATTGCTGCGTCTCACAACTACCCGGGTTATAGCGCTAATGTAGCCCATTCGGTTCAGCAACAAGGAGGATCTTATCAACAGAGTGAAGCAAGCAGCATCAACGCCCCGGGATTACAGTCTGCCCAATCTCATGCCATTAACACTGACTATAATAATTACTGA
- the LOC120633884 gene encoding probable pathogenesis-related protein ARB_02861, whose amino-acid sequence MIRLGLAVLVIVFIDQSLAATVKNGHLVQRLKRSPHYCGPEGPAWPPPPPPPPPPPPPPPYWPPPPPHWSPYWRHHHHHHRHSGEDYDEYKTKETTIYKTKTLVNGQNNFGNPGIGAQGNAGFGFGQGNAQLVDPSQGNAGPVLPESPPCETCKGKSTAVSNAQSETGNAVAIAIARAKSR is encoded by the exons ATGATACGACTTGGCTTGGCTGTTTTGGTGATTGTTTTCATCGACCAAAGTTTGGCTGCTACTGTAaaga ATGGACACCTTGTACAAAGACTAAAACGATCACCGCACTATTGCGGACCGGAAGGTCCAGCATGGCCGCCACCGCCACCTCCACCACCGcctccaccaccaccaccaccgtACTGGCCACCTCCACCACCACACTGGTCGCCATACTGGCGTCACCACCACCATCATCACCGGCACAGCGGCGAAGACTACGACGAGTATAAAACTAAAGAAACTACCATCTACAAAACAAAAACCCTCGTTAACGGACAAAATAACTTTGGGAACCCCGGTATTGGAGCCCAAGGTAACGCTGGATTTGGTTTTGGTCAGGGTAACGCTCAACTGGTTGATCCGAGTCAGGGTAATGCTGGGCCAGTGCTCCCAGAATCTCCACCTTGTGAAACTTGTAAGGGAAAGAGTACAGCAGTGAGCAACGCCCAGAGTGAAACGGGGAATGCTGTTGCAATCGCCATCGCAAGAGCCAAATCGAGATAA
- the LOC120633413 gene encoding keratin, type II cytoskeletal 2 epidermal-like, whose protein sequence is MAQISLFIALVVLVAVSDAALRVQRSPQFSGASASAGSGGFGRPGFGGSGGFGGSGGFGRPGFGGHGGFQQPRGFGQGGFGQGGFGQQGGFGGGSFGRPGFGNSHLRQPPSINIAKSVSINAGRSGGGISRASSGSFGGK, encoded by the exons ATGGCTCAAATTAGTTTATTCATCGCTCTAGTAGTTTTAGTAGCAGTCAGTGACGCAG CACTGAGAGTGCAACGTTCACCCCAATTCTCTGGTGCGTCTGCGTCAGCTGgctctggaggatttggcagaCCTGGATTCGGCGGCTCAGGAGGATTTGGTGGCTCAGGAGGATTCGGCAGGCCCGGTTTCGGTGGGCATGGGGGATTTCAACAGCCTAGAGGATTCGGTCAAGGTGGTTTCGGTCAAGGTGGTTTCGGTCAGCAGGGCGGATTCGGTGGCGGAAGTTTTGGACGTCCCGGCTTCGGGAACAGTCACCTAAGGCAGCCTCCTTCTATCAACATTGCGAAGAGTGTCAGTATTAATGCGGGACGCAGTGGTGGGGGCATTTCAAGAGCTAGTTCTGGATCATTTGGCGGGAAGTAG
- the LOC120627818 gene encoding cold and drought-regulated protein CORA-like, producing MAKFCILAYFFTILFTGWSPALGEDEQAIISNSREPRHLKAKLCLKLGICGEQQHQGGYNNHQGGYNNHQGGYGGHQGGYNNYQGGYGGHQGGYSGHQGGYYPLPPINIGISQSQASASSGGGGFGSSSYPNNYQYNGGYPSHGGYNGHKRPGYFGNGFGSYNNQFNGNYYGGQPGHLGHSGDGGYGFQRPFGYHDASSEEDYDNYSRSAKTKE from the exons ATGGCGAAGTTTTGTATTTTGGCCTACTTTTTTACGATCCTCTTTACGGGATGGAGCCCTGCCCTCGGCGAAG ACGAACAAGCAATAATTAGCAACAGCAGAGAACCGAGGCATTTAAAAGCCAAGCTATGTCTCAAGCTCGGAATATGTGGTGAACAGCAGCATCAAGGAGGGTATAACAACCACCAAGGAGGATACAATAACCACCAAGGAGGTTATGGTGGGCACCAAGGAGGATACAATAACTACCAAGGAGGTTACGGTGGTCACCAAGGAGGATATAGCGGCCACCAAGGAGGATATTACCCTCTCCCCCCGATAAATATTGGTATTAGTCAATCCCAAGCATCCGCAAGCTCTGGTGGTGGAGGTTTTGGCAGCTCAAGCTATCCAAACAACTATCAATATAATGGAGGATACCCAAGTCACGGAGGATACAATGGTCACAAGAGACCTGGTTACTTTGGAAATGGTTTCGGTTCGTACAATAATCAGTTTAATGGGAACTATTATGGGGGACAGCCAGGCCACTTAGGGCACTCAGGAGATGGAGGGTATGGTTTCCAAAGACCATTTGGTTATCACGACGCCTCGAGTGAAGAAGACTATGATAACTACAGTAGATCGGCTAAAACGAAGGAATAA
- the LOC120632943 gene encoding hornerin-like, whose protein sequence is MCWAGVLVLGVCVLTAHSAVLRTKDATFSRIARSPHYGSSYHHDDFDLSPPPHGPPSPPIVYHTQNWSGVAKGIGGTPQGVFSGAAASAQSGAPTDSEAFSIAASGTVPVPSDDEGQVKENVGKSDIGSHSKYGSSEGHHSAGSLGNKYGGYSSSGEGQYNIKSSGLEFGGGVTGSGSEGSEKSGQYSAGSSGFNTNLAGGISAGHGNPTGQSNVGAYSRQSEQRSFNSGLDRPSFGSGRPTYGRQNGQYGSSKGFDVIESGSKFGSGSLTGGYSAGSAATDYSSQLQTSNKGRLAGFNGQSGQYDTATSGFGSKSESAGSAHQFGPLTGQSSGSGYQPGGYAGFDRHGENNEARREFVSHGGYGSPHSDHHDEINRHGKSHQGFQHFDHSGDGKFGNRGDASQGFSENGQVRGFSNSQSSSFGSNRGNFGSGLGGSEVGYSGSQGQVESSKLGAGLIASQGGAQDFSGTQHLKKLGQLETSLGTSQAGHSGLSGIQSQSRSDASGLGYNKDSGSSNTGNNGALDAGNGNSGTSSAEGSFSGGTGAPVQEDIQSTLGSALNLASQGLQTAQRTPCRTCDKGSYAFSNAKSHSGSAIALSIGG, encoded by the exons ATGTGCTGGGCTGGAGTTTTAGTTTTGGGAGTTTGTGTCTTAACAGCACACTCTGCAGTACTTAGGACGAAAG ATGCTACGTTTAGCCGAATAGCAAGATCACCACACTATGGGTCAAGTTACCACCATGATGACTTCGATCTATCGCCACCGCCCCACGGGCCTCCATCCCCACCGATAGTATATCATACGCAAAACTGGAGTGGAGTTGCAAAAGGCATTGGTGGTACTCCCCAAGGAGTATTTAGTGGAGCAGCAGCATCTGCCCAGAGTGGTGCTCCTACGGACAGTGAAGCTTTTTCAATAGCAGCATCCGGAACTGTGCCAGTACCCTCAGATGACGAAGGCCaagttaaagaaaatgtagGAAAATCAGATATCGGTAGCCATTCAAAATACGGTAGTTCCGAAGGCCATCACAGTGCTGGATCCTTAGGAAACAAGTATGGCGGTTACAGTAGCTCAGGTGAAGGacagtataatattaaatcctCTGGATTAGAATTTGGAGGTGGGGTAACTGGAAGCGGATCAGAGGGATCTGAAAAATCAGGTCAATACAGTGCTGGTAGTTCAGGATTCaatacaaacttagccggaggTATATCCGCTGGTCATGGCAATCCTACAGGACAGTCTAATGTAGGAGCCTATTCCCGGCAATCCGAACAGCGAAGCTTTAATTCTGGTCTCGATCGACCGTCTTTCGGTAGCGGTAGACCAACATACGGCAGACAAAACGGTCAATATGGCTCTAGCAAAGGATTTGATGTAATAGAGAGTGGAAGCAAATTTGGCTCTGGATCTTTAACAGGCGGTTATTCTGCTGGAAGTGCAGCAACAGATTATAGCAGTCAATTACAAACATCAAACAAAGGGAGATTAGCTGGTTTTAACGGTCAGTCTGGTCAATATGACACTGCAACTTCAGGTTTTGGTAGCAAGTCTGAATCTGCAGGTTCCGCTCATCAATTTGGACCGCTTACTGGACAATCTTCAGGGTCGGGCTACCAACCAGGAGGTTATGCAGGATTCGATAGACACGGTGAAAATAATGAAGCTAGGAGAGAATTCGTGAGCCACGGCGGTTATGGAAGCCCTCACTCTGATCACCACGATGAAATTAATAGACACGGCAAGAGCCACCAAGGTTTCCAGCACTTTGATCATAGCGGTGATGGTAAATTTGGTAACCGAGGAGATGCTAGCCAAGGCTTCAGTGAAAATGGACAAGTTCGTGGATTCAGCAATTCCCAGAGCTCATCTTTCGGAAGCAATAGAGGTAATTTTGGATCTGGATTAGGTGGTTCTGAAGTGGGTTATTCTGGTAGTCAAGGACAAGTAGAATCTAGCAAATTGGGAGCAGGTTTAATCGCAAGTCAAGGTGGCGCACAAGATTTTTCTGGCACacagcatttaaaaaaattaggccAGTTGGAAACAAGTTTGGGTACGAGCCAAGCAGGTCACAGTGGTCTCTCAGGAATACAGAGTCAATCGAGATCCGATGCCTCTGGATTAGGTTACAATAAAGATTCTGGAAGTTCGAATACAGGAAATAACGGAGCCTTAGACGCTGGCAATGGAAATAGTGGTACTTCTTCAGCCGAGGGATCTTTCTCAGGCGGCACCGGTGCACCAGTCCAAGAAGATATACAGTCCACTCTAGGTAGCGCTCTAAATCTTGCTTCTCAAGGTCTACAGACAGCTCAACGTACTCCTTGTAGGACATGTGATAAAGGCAGCTACGCTTTCAGCAATGCTAAGAGTCACAGCGGCTCAGCCATTGCACTTTCTATCGGAGGTTAG